One part of the Flavobacterium johnsoniae UW101 genome encodes these proteins:
- a CDS encoding PAS domain-containing protein has translation MNQENQLRTPVTVIDKEVTWDKTQVIMSKTNAFGIIEYANEVFVDVCGYEDYELMGQPHNIIRHPDMPKVIFKVLWENLKNGKNFHAIVKNLAKSGRYYWVITDFDIARDENGVIVNYFGRRQAVPQEVVTMHIEPLYKKLLQIEAASGVEFSEKYLIGFLEEKKRTYVEYIKELIFEHEKAQAKFAHYEEEQDTEEHKGFFSRLFNR, from the coding sequence ATGAATCAAGAAAATCAACTTCGAACACCAGTTACAGTTATTGATAAAGAAGTTACTTGGGATAAAACGCAGGTAATTATGAGCAAAACAAATGCTTTTGGTATTATTGAATATGCCAATGAAGTTTTTGTTGACGTTTGTGGTTACGAAGATTATGAGTTAATGGGACAGCCGCATAACATTATTCGTCATCCGGATATGCCAAAAGTTATTTTTAAAGTCCTGTGGGAAAATCTTAAAAACGGAAAAAACTTTCATGCAATAGTAAAAAACTTAGCTAAATCTGGAAGATACTATTGGGTTATAACTGACTTTGATATCGCCAGAGACGAAAATGGAGTTATTGTAAACTACTTTGGAAGAAGACAAGCCGTTCCGCAAGAGGTTGTTACAATGCATATTGAACCATTATATAAAAAACTGCTTCAAATTGAAGCAGCAAGCGGAGTAGAATTTAGTGAAAAATACCTAATAGGTTTCTTAGAAGAAAAAAAGAGAACTTATGTAGAATATATTAAAGAGTTAATTTTTGAGCACGAAAAAGCACAAGCAAAATTTGCTCATTATGAAGAAGAACAAGATACTGAAGAACACAAAGGTTTTTTCAGCAGATTATTTAATAGATAG